From the genome of Streptomyces sp. V2I9:
CGGTGTTGAGCGCGGCGTCGAAGGCGGCACGGCCGGTGTGCAGGATGTCGGCCGGGGCCACCGGGTAGTTCTCCAGGCGGAACTCGCTGACGAACTTGGAGGAGTCGACGACGTTCTTCACCAGGTGGTACGCCTCGTGGCGGCTGTCGGCTGCGAAGAACACGTAGCCGTCGGGGCCCTCGACGTCGGTGCGGCGGCCGAAGACGGAGACGAGTCCGGCGGCGTTGCCGTTGCCGATGTAGTACTTGGAGCCCGTGGCCCGGAAGCCGCCGGGTACGTCGCCGTCCGGTTCCAGCAGCATGTCGGTGGAGTAGATGTCGGCGCCGTGGGTCTTCTCGGAGAGGCCGAAGGCGAACACCTCGCCCCGGGTGAGGAGTTCGGCCGCCCGCTCGCGGGCGGGGGCGTTGTCGCTCTGCCAGACCGGTCCGAGGCCGAGGACGGTCACCTGCCAGGCGTACCAGTAGTCCAGGCCGTAGAAGCCGAAGATCTCGTTGAGGGCGGCGATACGGGCCGTGTCCCAGCGCCGGTCGCCGTCGCCCTCGGGGGCGGCGGAGGCGGGGGTGAGGAAGGTGGCGAACAGGCCCTCCTTCGCGGCGAAGTCGAGGAAGTCGGCCAGCCAGGCGCGGGAGCGGTAGTCCTCGATCAGCCGGCGCTTGCCCCTCGCCTCGAACCAGTCGACCGTGGCGCGGAGCAGCCTGCGGGTCTCCGGGTCGAAGTGCTGGGGGTCGTACGTGTGCGGGTTGAACAGGAGGGAGGTGGACTCGGCCATGAGATCGCCTTCCGGGAGGGGTGAGGGTTCGTCGGTGGTACGGAGGGGGCGGCGGTTCGCCGGGTACGAGGGGCGGCGGGGTCTCCGGTCAGGCGCCGGGCCCCGGAGCCGCCGCGAGCCGGTGGAGCGTGGCGAGCACGTCGTCGAGCCAGGCGATCGTCATGCGCTCGTACGCGATGCCGCCGCGCAGGACGACGTGCTGGAGCTCCTGGCCGGGGTTCCGCGGGGCGGGGCCGTCGGGCTCGGGGAAGTCGCGTCGTTCCCCGGCGAGGTAGTGCGCGAGCCGGTCCCGGTGCGCCTGGTGGTGGCGCTCGACCTCGTGGATCAGGGCGGCCGGGTCGTCGAAGGCCGCGCCCCGGATCTTGACGGCGAGGTCGTGCCGCAGGGTCTCCGGTTCGATCGGCTTGTGCAGCCAGGCGGCGAGTGCGGAGCGGCCGGGCCCGGTGACGGAGTACTCCTTCTTGTCCGGCCGGCCCTCCTGCTCGACCTCGCGTACGAGCAGGAGGCCGTCGGCCACCATACGCCCGAGCACGCGGTAGATCTGCTGGTGGGTGGCGGTCCAGAAGTGTCCGATGGACCTCTCGAACCGCCGGGCCAGCTCATAGCCGGAGCCGGGTTGCTCCAGCAGGGAGACGAGGATCGCGTGGTCGAGGGCCATGCCGTGATCCTCGTATGCAACTCGTTGCATAGGCAAGGCGTGGCGGCCCGGTGAGACGCGGCTCACCCGGGGAGTGCGGGGCCGGGCACCCGGGGGCGCGGGGCCGGAGCGGGAGGAGCCGGGGTCCTGACCGGGTACCGGTCGTGAAGGCGGTCAGGGAGCCTTGGCCGAGCGCCGGTCGAGATAGGCGGTCACCGGGGCCGCCGCGACCCCGTGGACGACGACGGATATCAGGACGGCGAAGACGACGACCGCCCACATCTCCCGTTCGTACGGTCCGAAGCCGCCCTCCCCGACGGCGTAGGCCAGGTAGAACAGCGATCCGATGCCCCGGATGCCGAAGAAGGCGACGGCCGCCCGCTCGTTCGGGCGGCCGGGGCCCCGGAGCTGGGCGAGCAGGCCGGTGACCGGGCGGATGAGGAGGTGCAGCAGCACGCCGACCGCCGCGCCGCGCCAGGTGAGGGCGGCCAGACCGCCGGAGGCGATGAAGGCGCCCACGCCGAACAGGAGGAGGGCCATCAGCAGGCGTTCGATCTGCTCCACGAAGGCGTGCATCACCCGGTGGTAGCCGTGGCTGTGCTCCGACCTGCGCAGGGCGCACGCGGTGGCGAAGACCGCGAGGAAGCCGTAACCGTGCAGGGCCTCGGCGACTCCGTAGACCAGGAAGGTCGCCGCCAGCGCCACGAACCCCTCGCCCTGTTCGGCCAGCCGCAGCGACCTGGCGCGGGACCGGAAGAGCACGCGCCCCAGCAGGAGGCCGATGGCGAGGCCGGCCGCTGTGCCCACGGCGATGCGGACGAGCACGTCGCTCCAGAGCCAGTGGGACATCCACCCCCCGGTCCAGCTCTCCCCGGCGGCGGCCAGGGCGACGGCCGCGAGGACGAACGGGAAGGCGAGGCCGTCGTTGAGCCCGGCCTCGCTGGTCAGCGCGAAGCGGACCTCGTCCTCGTCCTCCTTCTCGGCGGACGGCTCCCCCACCCGCACCTCGGCGGCGAGCACCGGGTCCGTCGGCGCGAGGACGGCCGCCACCAGGAGCGCGGCCGGGACCGGCCAGCCGAGCAGCGCCCGGGCGGCGAGCGCGGTCGCGCCGATCGTCAGCGGCATCGCGATGCCGAGCAGCCGCCAGGTCGCGGCCCGGGACCGCCGGCCGAAGGGGCGGTTGATGGCGAGGCCCGCGCCCATCAGCGAGACGATCACGCACAGCTCGGTGAGGTGGTGCACCCACGTCCGGCTGTCGACCGGGTCGACCTCGGGCAGCGGCAGCGGGGTCAGGTAGAGCACCACTCCGGCGGCGAGGAAGACGATCGGTACGGAGACCGGTCGCCGGGAGAGCAGCCGGGGCAGGGCCGCGGCGAGGAAGGCCCCGATGCCGAGACATCCGTACACCGCGCCCTCGGTGGTGATCGACACGTCCGCGTCCAGCCTCCTCGCCGTGTCGCCGGGCGGTCCGGTCCGGTCCGGGCCGCGGGGAAGGGGTGCTGGCTCGTTCCGGGTACGGGAAGAGGTCCGGCGGTGACGCCGTGCTCCCCCGCGACTCCCCGACGCTGAAAGGTTCCGGGCGCCGTGTACCCCGGTGTGTCCGTCCAAACGGACGCACCGCGGGCCGGGGCCGCGTTCAGCCGCGGGGCTGGATCCGGCCCTCGGGCGGGACCTCGCCGGTGATGCTGGCGATCAACTCGGCGCAGAGGTCGCGCAGTTTGATGTTGCGGTGCTGCGAGGCCGTGCGCAGGACGTCGAACGCCTTCTCCGGGGAGCAGCGCTGCTGGCCGATGACCACCCCGATCGCCTGGTCGATGACCGTCCGCGAGCGCAGCGCGGCCTCCAGGTCCGCCGCGAACTCCTCGGTGTCCGCGATGCGCTGGGCCAGCGCGATGGCCCCGGTGGCCTGTGCGGTGAGCAGCCGCAGTGCCGTCAGGTCGGCGGTGTCGAAGGCGTTCGGGAGCGGCGCGTACAGGTTGAGGGCCCCGGACGTGTGGCTGCGGGGCGCGATGGGCAGGGAGAGCGACGACCGGGCGCCGCAGACCGCCGCGTAGGCGGGGTAGTCGGCCCAGCGGGTCTCCCGCAGGGTGTCCGGGACACTGACCTCCAGGCCCGTACGCATCGCCTGGAGGCACGGGCCGTCGTCCTGCCCGTACTGGGCCTCGTCGAGCTTCGTCGCGCTGGCCCCCACGCTGGACACGGTGACGGGGCGCCCCTGCCGCTCCAGCGTGATGCCGCAGCCGTCGGCCGCTTCCACCAGGGCGAGGGCGCCGGCGGCGAGGGCGTGCAGGAACTCGTCGAGCGACGAGGTCTCCAGGAGCAGCGCGGTCGTGTCCGGCGCCTCGGCCACGGGCCTGTCAGTCATGTTCATCTCGTTCTGGGCGTGGTCCGCCTCGGGGACGGGCGGAGCAGAGCTGGGCGGCGGTCCGGGCCGCGGGACAGGGCAGCCGCCACCTACGCACCGGTGCCGAGCGGATCCGGGCGTGGGACGGTGAGGGGGGGTCAGACGTTGCCGCAGGAGGGCCGCTGTGTGGCGGGCGCGCCACCCTTTTCCGGCGGAGCGGCGGTCGGTGGCGCGCCCGCGCGGTGAGACCTCGTCACGGGCGGGCGGCCGAGGTCCGCGCGTACCGGGGGGCGCGGGGCGCCGGCGGCGGGAGCCGGACGGGCGGTGCGGCGGCGAGGACAGAGGTTCACGGGACACTCCACGGAGGCAGGAATGATTCTCACGGGCCGTTTCCTGACCTCCAGCCGTTCATTATGCCCTCTCGGCCGGCGGTGGTCGGCCCGGCCTCGTGAAGCCGAGCCCTCGTCAGCTCCGCTTCCGCGGCGGGACGTAGCGGCCTGCTCGTCGCCGCCGCTCCTGGGGGCGGGAGCGGGCGGACGCCGAGGCGTGCGCGGGTGGGCGCACGCTGCCCCTCGTGCCGTGCGTACGCCTCCGTCCCGAGGTGTCCGGCGCCGCTTCTCCCCGCCCCACGGTCACGGGCGGGGAGAAGCGGCGGTGCGACGGCTTCCGTGACCCGGGGGCGGCGCGACGGGAACCGTATAGTGCGATGCTGGTCACAGGGTTCAGACCGGAAGGAAGCGACCATGACCGACGACGGAGCCCTCACTCCGGGTCCGCCCGACCTCGTGTCGCTCCTGCTGGACACCGACACCCTGGACGACTTCCTGCGGGCGCTGGCGCGGAGCACCCTGCTCATGTCCCCCACCGCTGACGGCTGCGGGGTCACGCTGGAGCGTCAGGGCCGCCCCCTGACCGTGGCCAGTGCG
Proteins encoded in this window:
- a CDS encoding PadR family transcriptional regulator, translating into MALDHAILVSLLEQPGSGYELARRFERSIGHFWTATHQQIYRVLGRMVADGLLLVREVEQEGRPDKKEYSVTGPGRSALAAWLHKPIEPETLRHDLAVKIRGAAFDDPAALIHEVERHHQAHRDRLAHYLAGERRDFPEPDGPAPRNPGQELQHVVLRGGIAYERMTIAWLDDVLATLHRLAAAPGPGA
- a CDS encoding sodium:proton antiporter, translating into MSITTEGAVYGCLGIGAFLAAALPRLLSRRPVSVPIVFLAAGVVLYLTPLPLPEVDPVDSRTWVHHLTELCVIVSLMGAGLAINRPFGRRSRAATWRLLGIAMPLTIGATALAARALLGWPVPAALLVAAVLAPTDPVLAAEVRVGEPSAEKEDEDEVRFALTSEAGLNDGLAFPFVLAAVALAAAGESWTGGWMSHWLWSDVLVRIAVGTAAGLAIGLLLGRVLFRSRARSLRLAEQGEGFVALAATFLVYGVAEALHGYGFLAVFATACALRRSEHSHGYHRVMHAFVEQIERLLMALLLFGVGAFIASGGLAALTWRGAAVGVLLHLLIRPVTGLLAQLRGPGRPNERAAVAFFGIRGIGSLFYLAYAVGEGGFGPYEREMWAVVVFAVLISVVVHGVAAAPVTAYLDRRSAKAP
- a CDS encoding GAF and ANTAR domain-containing protein → MTDRPVAEAPDTTALLLETSSLDEFLHALAAGALALVEAADGCGITLERQGRPVTVSSVGASATKLDEAQYGQDDGPCLQAMRTGLEVSVPDTLRETRWADYPAYAAVCGARSSLSLPIAPRSHTSGALNLYAPLPNAFDTADLTALRLLTAQATGAIALAQRIADTEEFAADLEAALRSRTVIDQAIGVVIGQQRCSPEKAFDVLRTASQHRNIKLRDLCAELIASITGEVPPEGRIQPRG